The Streptomyces sp. NBC_01255 genome window below encodes:
- a CDS encoding GNAT family N-acetyltransferase: MLTETTTRVLEPADLGAALAVLESAPVENAFVTARVQVAGLDPWRLGGEMWGWYAEGRLRSLCYSGANLVPICATPEAVRAFADRARRIGRRCSSIVGPVEPTTDLWRLLEPSWGPARDIRARQPLMIAEEPSTTVAADPLVRRVRKDEMDAIMPACVAMFTEEVGVSPLANDGGLLYQARVAELVGAGRSFARIEDGKVVFKAEIGAATRQACQIQGVWVAPEHRGKGLSETGMAAVLQYALTDVAPVVSLYVNDYNTPARASYRRVGFRETGAFMSVLF, from the coding sequence GTGCTGACAGAGACCACCACCCGGGTCCTCGAACCCGCCGACCTCGGCGCCGCCCTGGCCGTCCTGGAGAGCGCCCCCGTCGAGAACGCCTTCGTGACCGCCCGCGTCCAGGTCGCCGGGCTCGATCCCTGGCGGCTCGGCGGCGAGATGTGGGGCTGGTACGCCGAGGGGCGGCTGCGCTCGCTCTGCTACTCCGGCGCCAACCTCGTCCCCATCTGCGCCACCCCCGAGGCCGTCCGCGCCTTCGCCGACCGGGCCCGCAGGATCGGCCGCCGCTGCTCCTCGATCGTCGGCCCCGTCGAGCCCACCACCGACCTGTGGCGGCTCCTGGAGCCCAGCTGGGGCCCGGCGAGGGACATCCGCGCCCGCCAGCCGCTGATGATCGCCGAGGAGCCCTCGACGACGGTCGCCGCCGATCCGCTGGTCCGCCGCGTCCGCAAGGACGAGATGGACGCGATCATGCCAGCCTGCGTCGCCATGTTCACCGAAGAGGTCGGCGTCTCCCCGCTCGCGAACGACGGCGGACTGCTCTACCAGGCCCGGGTCGCCGAGCTCGTCGGTGCGGGCCGCTCCTTCGCCCGGATCGAGGACGGCAAGGTCGTCTTCAAGGCCGAGATCGGCGCCGCGACCCGCCAGGCCTGCCAGATCCAGGGCGTCTGGGTCGCCCCCGAGCACCGCGGCAAGGGCCTGTCGGAGACGGGCATGGCCGCCGTCCTCCAGTACGCCCTCACCGACGTCGCCCCCGTGGTCAGCCTGTACGTCAACGACTACAACACCCCCGCCAGGGCCTCGTACCGCCGCGTCGGCTTCCGGGAGACCGGCGCCTTCATGAGCGTGCTGTTCTAG
- a CDS encoding ferritin-like domain-containing protein, whose protein sequence is MSALDAARAALAAEHAAVYGYGVVGGRIGTARRAEATAAYEAHRARRDALRRTVRDLGGAPVVAAAAYELPFRVADAAGAVRLAAVLEDRVAGVYSDLVRASEGPLRRDAAAALREAAVRAVRWRGSDVTFPGLAERV, encoded by the coding sequence ATGAGCGCCCTCGACGCCGCCCGGGCGGCCCTGGCCGCCGAGCACGCGGCGGTGTACGGGTACGGGGTCGTCGGCGGCCGGATCGGCACGGCACGCCGGGCGGAGGCCACCGCCGCGTACGAGGCCCACCGGGCCCGCCGGGACGCGCTGCGCCGCACCGTGCGTGACCTCGGCGGCGCGCCGGTGGTCGCGGCCGCCGCGTACGAGCTGCCGTTCCGGGTCGCCGACGCGGCCGGCGCCGTGCGGCTGGCGGCCGTCCTGGAGGACCGGGTGGCCGGGGTCTACTCCGACCTCGTCAGGGCCTCCGAGGGCCCGCTGCGGCGCGACGCGGCCGCCGCGCTGCGGGAGGCGGCGGTACGCGCCGTCCGCTGGCGCGGCAGCGACGTAACCTTTCCTGGGCTCGCCGAGCGGGTGTGA
- a CDS encoding slipin family protein, which produces MIEELLVAVAGTAAAVAVYAGAAARVVKQYERGVVFRFGRLREEIRAPGFTMIVPVVDRLHKVNMQIVTMPVPAQEGITRDNVTVRVDAVVYFKVVDAADALVRVEDYKFAVSQMAQTSLRSIIGKSDLDDLLSNREKLNQGLELMLDSPAMGWGVAIDRVEIKDVSLPETMKRSMARQAEADRERRARVINADAELQASKKLAAAAGVMSAQPAALQLRLLQTVMAVSAEKNSTLVLPIPVELLRFLERAAPAPGAVEAVAGGPEPVTAPLSEAYLKGRVDAAEAVEDLTGASVEPSPREDGVPE; this is translated from the coding sequence ATGATCGAAGAGCTGCTGGTGGCGGTGGCCGGCACGGCCGCGGCGGTCGCGGTGTACGCGGGTGCGGCGGCGCGGGTGGTGAAGCAGTACGAGCGCGGGGTCGTCTTCCGCTTCGGACGGCTGCGCGAGGAGATCCGTGCGCCCGGCTTCACGATGATCGTTCCGGTCGTCGACCGCCTCCACAAGGTCAACATGCAGATCGTCACGATGCCGGTGCCCGCGCAGGAGGGCATCACCCGGGACAACGTCACGGTGCGGGTGGACGCGGTCGTGTACTTCAAAGTGGTCGACGCGGCGGACGCGCTGGTCCGGGTGGAGGACTACAAGTTCGCGGTCTCGCAAATGGCGCAGACCTCGCTGCGGTCGATCATCGGCAAGAGCGACCTGGACGATCTGCTGTCCAACCGGGAGAAGCTCAACCAGGGCCTCGAGCTGATGCTCGACAGCCCGGCGATGGGCTGGGGCGTCGCCATCGACCGGGTCGAGATCAAGGACGTCTCGCTGCCGGAGACGATGAAGCGCTCGATGGCACGGCAGGCGGAGGCGGACCGGGAGCGGCGGGCGCGGGTGATCAACGCGGACGCGGAGCTCCAGGCGTCGAAGAAGCTGGCCGCGGCGGCGGGGGTGATGTCGGCGCAGCCGGCGGCGCTCCAGCTGCGACTGCTGCAGACGGTGATGGCGGTGTCGGCGGAGAAGAACTCGACGCTGGTCCTGCCGATCCCGGTGGAACTGCTGAGGTTCCTGGAGCGTGCGGCGCCGGCGCCCGGGGCGGTCGAGGCGGTGGCGGGCGGCCCGGAGCCGGTGACCGCGCCGCTGAGCGAGGCGTACCTGAAGGGGCGGGTGGACGCGGCGGAGGCGGTGGAGGACCTGACGGGTGCGTCGGTGGAGCCGTCCCCGCGGGAGGACGGCGTCCCCGAGTGA
- a CDS encoding M50 family metallopeptidase, which produces MTEVLLYILGIVLFALGLLVSIAWHELGHLSTAKLFGIRVPQYMVGFGPTIWSKKRGETEYGIKAIPAGGYIRMIGMFPPGEDGKIEARSTSPWRSMIEDAREASYEELKPGDESRLFYTRKPWKRVIVMFAGPFMNLVLAAALFFGSMMTLGIEGQTTKVAGVQKCVIKQSENREKCAASDPVSPAFRAGLKEGDQIVAFNGAPVGDWDTLSDRIRDTIGAATITVERDGQRVDLHPTLVSNKVPMKDEDGQVVQPLQYIDAGYLGFASKTEVAALSFGETTERMSDLLENGVQSVIALPGKIPGLWDATFGDGERAKDSPVGVVGAARLTGELMNVEAPPTTILVMFMNLLVFFNVSLFLFNMLPLLPLDGGHIAGALWESVRRHTARIFKRPDPGPFDVAKLMPAAYVVAGVFVCFTLLVLAADIVNPVRLT; this is translated from the coding sequence ATGACCGAAGTGCTCTTGTACATCCTCGGCATCGTGCTGTTCGCGCTTGGACTGCTCGTCTCCATCGCGTGGCACGAGCTGGGCCACCTCTCCACCGCCAAGCTCTTCGGCATCCGCGTGCCGCAGTACATGGTCGGCTTCGGCCCCACGATCTGGTCGAAGAAGCGGGGCGAGACCGAGTACGGCATCAAGGCCATCCCCGCCGGCGGCTACATCCGCATGATCGGCATGTTCCCGCCGGGCGAGGACGGCAAGATCGAGGCCCGCTCCACCTCGCCCTGGCGCTCGATGATCGAGGACGCCCGCGAGGCCTCCTACGAGGAGCTGAAGCCCGGCGACGAGTCCCGGCTCTTCTACACGCGCAAGCCGTGGAAGCGCGTGATCGTGATGTTCGCCGGACCGTTCATGAACCTGGTCCTGGCGGCGGCGCTGTTCTTCGGTTCGATGATGACGCTGGGCATCGAGGGCCAGACGACCAAGGTCGCCGGCGTCCAGAAGTGCGTCATCAAGCAGAGCGAGAACCGCGAGAAGTGCGCTGCGAGTGACCCCGTCTCCCCGGCCTTCCGGGCGGGCCTGAAGGAGGGCGACCAGATCGTCGCCTTCAACGGCGCGCCGGTGGGGGACTGGGACACGCTCTCGGACCGCATCCGCGACACCATCGGCGCGGCGACGATCACCGTCGAGCGGGACGGGCAGCGCGTCGACCTGCACCCGACGCTCGTCTCCAACAAGGTGCCGATGAAGGACGAGGACGGCCAGGTCGTCCAGCCGCTCCAGTACATCGACGCCGGCTACCTCGGCTTCGCCTCGAAGACCGAGGTCGCCGCCCTCAGCTTCGGCGAGACCACCGAACGGATGTCCGACCTGCTGGAGAACGGTGTCCAGTCGGTCATCGCCCTCCCCGGCAAGATCCCCGGCCTCTGGGACGCCACCTTCGGCGACGGAGAGCGCGCCAAGGACTCCCCGGTCGGCGTCGTCGGCGCGGCCCGGCTCACCGGTGAACTCATGAACGTCGAGGCGCCGCCGACGACGATCCTCGTGATGTTCATGAACCTCCTGGTGTTCTTCAACGTCTCGTTGTTCCTGTTCAACATGCTTCCGCTGCTGCCGCTCGACGGCGGCCACATCGCGGGCGCGCTGTGGGAGTCCGTACGCCGCCACACGGCCCGGATCTTCAAGCGACCCGACCCGGGCCCGTTCGACGTGGCCAAACTGATGCCCGCCGCGTACGTGGTGGCCGGCGTCTTCGTCTGCTTCACGCTGCTCGTTCTCGCCGCCGACATCGTCAACCCGGTGAGACTGACGTAG
- the rimP gene encoding ribosome maturation factor RimP codes for MSTTQSDRLRGLLEPLVHAKDLDLEEIEVSRAGRRGLLRVVVDSEEGVELDVCAELSREISEKLDETDVMGEGEYVLEVSSPGADRPLTEHRHYVRATGRLAKLQLVEGDELVARILAVDEDGLDLEVPGVKGRKPTARRVEFADIAKARVEIEFNRKDKKEEEA; via the coding sequence ATGAGCACCACCCAGAGCGACAGGCTGCGCGGACTCCTTGAGCCGCTCGTCCACGCGAAGGACCTGGATCTGGAAGAGATCGAGGTGTCCCGGGCCGGCCGTCGCGGACTGCTGCGGGTGGTCGTCGACTCGGAAGAGGGCGTGGAGCTGGACGTCTGCGCCGAGCTGAGCCGTGAGATCTCCGAGAAGCTCGACGAGACCGACGTGATGGGCGAGGGCGAGTACGTCCTCGAAGTCAGCTCCCCCGGCGCCGACCGCCCCCTGACCGAGCACCGCCACTACGTCCGGGCGACCGGTCGGCTGGCCAAGCTCCAGCTCGTCGAGGGCGACGAACTCGTCGCCCGGATCCTCGCCGTGGACGAGGACGGCCTCGACCTCGAAGTGCCGGGCGTGAAGGGGCGCAAGCCCACCGCCCGCCGGGTCGAGTTCGCCGACATCGCCAAGGCGCGTGTCGAGATCGAGTTCAACCGCAAGGACAAGAAGGAAGAGGAGGCGTAG
- a CDS encoding aminoglycoside phosphotransferase family protein, producing MAFEPPQRLVRALGETYGDTAAAEWLGPLPEHTRTMLDRASLDAERVMAPGGRSSLVLLVRRSDDSPAALKIAPPAARPELERDALAHWNGWGAVRLLDETAEGGLVLERLHPEVSLRSLPEAKALLEAAGTVRKLWVEPPAGHGFESVAERTARQAAAMEPYRADPAAGELTAAALAAREELVAAPDESLLLHGCFRQGKVLGGDRAPWLAVGPEPLVGERAYDLARLVRDRVEDLVGASAGASTARRRVNKLADSLDMDRERLRGWTLFRAVESGTRAFTAGRRQDAELLMEFASWL from the coding sequence ATGGCTTTCGAACCGCCGCAGCGACTCGTACGGGCGCTCGGCGAGACGTACGGGGACACCGCGGCGGCCGAGTGGCTCGGGCCGCTGCCGGAGCACACGCGGACCATGCTCGACCGGGCGTCCCTCGACGCCGAGCGGGTGATGGCCCCCGGCGGGCGGAGCAGTCTGGTCCTCCTCGTCCGGCGCTCCGACGACTCCCCCGCCGCCCTCAAGATCGCGCCGCCGGCCGCCCGGCCGGAGCTGGAGCGGGACGCGCTGGCGCACTGGAACGGCTGGGGCGCCGTCCGGCTGCTCGACGAGACGGCCGAGGGCGGCCTCGTCCTCGAACGGCTGCATCCCGAGGTGTCGCTGCGCTCCCTGCCGGAGGCCAAGGCGCTCCTGGAGGCCGCGGGGACCGTACGGAAGCTGTGGGTCGAGCCGCCGGCGGGGCACGGCTTCGAGTCGGTGGCCGAGCGGACGGCGCGGCAGGCCGCGGCGATGGAGCCGTACCGCGCGGACCCGGCGGCCGGTGAGCTGACCGCGGCGGCGCTCGCCGCCCGCGAGGAGCTGGTGGCGGCCCCGGACGAGTCGTTGCTGCTGCACGGCTGCTTCCGCCAGGGCAAGGTGCTGGGCGGCGACCGGGCCCCCTGGCTCGCCGTCGGGCCCGAGCCGCTCGTCGGCGAGCGCGCCTACGACCTGGCGCGGCTCGTCCGCGACCGGGTGGAGGACCTGGTGGGCGCCTCGGCGGGCGCCTCTACCGCCCGGCGGCGGGTGAACAAGCTGGCGGACTCCCTGGACATGGACCGGGAGCGGCTGCGCGGCTGGACGCTGTTCCGCGCGGTCGAGTCGGGGACGCGGGCGTTCACGGCGGGGCGGCGGCAGGACGCCGAGCTGCTCATGGAGTTCGCGAGCTGGCTGTAG
- a CDS encoding YlxR family protein, with translation MSGRTQARVCPERTCVGCRERAAKSDLLRIVVKKEECVPDHRGTLPGRGAYLHPAVVCLDLAVRRRAFPRAFKVQGPLDTAELRHHVERPAPQ, from the coding sequence GTGTCTGGCCGGACGCAAGCCCGCGTATGCCCTGAACGAACCTGTGTGGGATGTCGGGAGCGAGCGGCCAAGAGCGATCTACTGCGGATCGTGGTGAAAAAGGAAGAGTGTGTTCCGGATCATCGCGGTACGCTGCCCGGCCGGGGTGCGTACCTGCACCCCGCCGTGGTCTGTCTCGACCTGGCGGTCCGCCGCCGAGCGTTCCCGAGGGCCTTCAAGGTCCAGGGCCCACTCGACACCGCGGAACTCCGTCACCACGTCGAGAGGCCG
- the nusA gene encoding transcription termination factor NusA produces MDIDVKLLKGLATEKEISFELLVEAIESALLIAYHRTPDARRHARVELNRQTGHVTVWAKEDPSELEEGQEPKDFDDTPSDFGRIAASTARQVIQQRLRDAENDVTFGEYARREGDVVAGVVQQGKDPKNVLVRLDDKLEAILPVQEQVPGEDYSHGLRLRTYVVRVARGVRGPSVTLSRTHPNLVKKLFALEVPEIADGSVEISAIAREAGHRTKIAVRSTRSGLNAKGACIGPMGSRVRNVMAELLGEKIDIVDWSDDPAEMVANALSPARVSRVEVVDLAARSARVTVPDYQLSLAIGKEGQNARLAARLTGWRIDIRPDTEPTGPQD; encoded by the coding sequence GTGGACATCGACGTGAAGCTGCTCAAGGGCTTGGCGACCGAGAAGGAGATCTCCTTCGAACTGCTGGTCGAGGCGATCGAGTCGGCCCTCCTCATCGCCTACCACCGCACCCCCGACGCCCGCCGCCACGCGCGCGTGGAGCTGAACCGGCAGACCGGTCACGTGACGGTGTGGGCGAAGGAAGACCCCTCCGAGCTGGAGGAGGGCCAGGAGCCCAAGGACTTCGACGACACCCCGTCGGACTTCGGCCGGATCGCGGCGAGCACGGCTCGCCAGGTGATCCAGCAGCGTCTGCGGGACGCCGAGAACGACGTGACGTTCGGCGAGTACGCGCGCCGCGAGGGCGACGTCGTCGCCGGTGTGGTGCAGCAGGGCAAGGACCCGAAGAACGTCCTGGTCCGTCTGGACGACAAGCTGGAGGCCATCCTTCCGGTGCAGGAGCAGGTGCCGGGCGAGGACTACTCGCACGGTCTGCGGCTGCGGACGTACGTCGTCCGGGTGGCCCGCGGTGTCCGCGGTCCGTCCGTCACCCTCTCGCGCACGCACCCCAATCTGGTGAAGAAGCTCTTCGCCCTGGAGGTGCCGGAGATCGCCGACGGTTCCGTCGAGATCTCGGCCATCGCGCGTGAGGCCGGTCACCGCACCAAGATCGCCGTGCGTTCCACCCGTTCGGGCCTGAACGCCAAGGGCGCCTGCATCGGCCCGATGGGCAGCCGCGTCCGCAACGTGATGGCGGAGCTGCTCGGCGAGAAGATCGACATCGTCGACTGGTCGGACGACCCGGCCGAGATGGTGGCGAACGCGCTCTCCCCGGCGCGGGTCTCCAGGGTCGAGGTCGTGGACCTGGCCGCCCGGTCCGCCCGGGTGACGGTGCCCGACTACCAGCTGTCGCTGGCGATCGGCAAGGAGGGCCAGAACGCCCGCCTGGCCGCGCGCCTCACCGGCTGGCGGATCGACATCCGTCCGGACACGGAGCCGACCGGTCCGCAGGACTGA
- a CDS encoding GNAT family N-acetyltransferase, protein MDDADVVIGPVNLAARVDEALAVQAVAFGLDQDEVAVRRHIVLRHLMSPGACSYGATTPDGRLVGFVYGMPNDRTHWWSTVVEPYLRATGTADWLDGSFVITELHVHPDFQGRGVGSELITTITDKADESRSILSAIDTDSPARGLYRALGYDDLARQVHFPSAARPYAVMGAALPLKRRN, encoded by the coding sequence ATGGATGACGCAGACGTCGTGATCGGACCGGTCAATCTCGCCGCCCGGGTGGACGAGGCCCTCGCCGTGCAGGCGGTCGCCTTCGGCCTGGACCAGGACGAGGTCGCCGTGCGCCGCCACATCGTCCTGCGCCACCTCATGAGCCCCGGCGCCTGCTCCTACGGCGCCACCACGCCCGACGGGCGGCTCGTCGGCTTCGTGTACGGCATGCCCAACGACCGTACGCACTGGTGGTCCACGGTCGTGGAGCCGTACCTGCGCGCCACGGGCACCGCCGACTGGCTCGACGGCTCCTTCGTCATCACCGAACTCCACGTCCACCCCGACTTCCAGGGGCGGGGCGTGGGCAGCGAGCTGATCACCACGATCACGGACAAGGCCGACGAGTCGCGTTCGATCCTCTCCGCCATCGACACCGATTCCCCGGCCCGCGGTCTCTACCGCGCCCTCGGATACGACGACCTCGCCCGCCAGGTGCACTTTCCGAGCGCCGCCCGCCCGTACGCGGTGATGGGAGCCGCGCTGCCGCTCAAGCGCCGTAACTGA
- the ispG gene encoding flavodoxin-dependent (E)-4-hydroxy-3-methylbut-2-enyl-diphosphate synthase produces MTAISLGIPTVPTRLAERRKSRQIQVGSVAVGGDAPVSVQSMTTTRTSDIGATLQQIAELTASGCQIVRVACPTQDDADALATIARKSSIPVIADIHFQPKYVFAAIDAGCAAVRVNPGNIKQFDDKVKEIAKAAGDAGTPIRIGVNAGSLDARLLKKYGKATPEALVESALWEAGLFEEHGFRDIKISVKHNDPVVMVEAYRQLAAQSDYPLHLGVTEAGPAFQGTIKSAVAFGALLSQGIGDTIRVSLSAPPVEEIKVGIQILESLNLRQRRLEIVSCPSCGRAQVDVYKLAEEVTAGLDGMTVPLRVAVMGCVVNGPGEAREADLGVASGNGKGQIFVKGEVIKTVPESKIVETLIEEALKIAEQMEKDGVASGEPFVAVAG; encoded by the coding sequence ATGACCGCGATTTCTCTCGGTATCCCGACCGTCCCGACCCGGCTCGCCGAGCGGCGCAAGAGCCGCCAGATCCAGGTCGGCAGCGTGGCCGTCGGCGGTGACGCCCCCGTCTCCGTGCAGTCGATGACGACGACCCGCACCTCCGACATCGGCGCCACGCTCCAGCAGATCGCCGAGCTGACCGCCTCCGGCTGCCAGATCGTGCGCGTGGCCTGCCCGACGCAGGACGACGCCGACGCGCTCGCCACGATCGCCCGGAAGTCGTCGATCCCGGTGATCGCCGACATCCACTTCCAGCCGAAGTACGTCTTCGCCGCGATCGACGCGGGCTGCGCGGCCGTCCGCGTCAACCCGGGCAACATCAAGCAGTTCGACGACAAGGTCAAGGAGATCGCCAAGGCGGCCGGCGACGCCGGCACCCCGATCCGGATCGGCGTCAACGCCGGATCGCTCGACGCGCGCCTCCTGAAGAAGTACGGCAAGGCCACCCCCGAGGCGCTCGTCGAGTCCGCCCTCTGGGAGGCCGGCCTCTTCGAGGAGCACGGCTTCCGCGACATCAAGATCTCGGTCAAGCACAACGACCCGGTGGTCATGGTTGAGGCCTACCGTCAGCTCGCCGCCCAGTCCGACTATCCGCTGCACCTCGGCGTCACCGAGGCGGGCCCGGCCTTCCAGGGCACCATCAAGTCGGCCGTCGCCTTCGGCGCCCTGCTCTCCCAGGGCATCGGCGACACCATCCGCGTCTCGCTCTCCGCGCCGCCGGTCGAGGAGATCAAGGTCGGCATCCAGATCCTGGAGTCGCTGAACCTGCGCCAGCGCCGCCTGGAGATCGTCTCCTGCCCGTCCTGCGGCCGCGCCCAGGTCGACGTCTACAAGCTCGCGGAGGAGGTCACCGCCGGCCTCGACGGCATGACCGTCCCGCTGCGCGTCGCCGTCATGGGCTGCGTCGTCAACGGCCCCGGCGAGGCCCGCGAGGCCGACCTCGGCGTCGCCTCCGGCAACGGCAAGGGCCAGATCTTCGTGAAGGGCGAGGTCATCAAGACCGTCCCCGAGTCGAAGATCGTCGAGACCCTCATCGAAGAGGCGCTCAAGATCGCCGAGCAGATGGAGAAGGACGGGGTCGCCAGCGGCGAGCCGTTCGTCGCCGTCGCCGGCTAG
- a CDS encoding proline--tRNA ligase, producing the protein MANVPVQRMSKLMAKTLRDDPADAEVLSHKLLVRAGYVRRTAAGIWSWLPLGLKVLANVERVVREEMDAIGAQEVLLPALLPREPYEATGRWEEYGAELFRLQDRKGTDYLLGPTHEEIFTLLVKDQCSSYKDLPVILYQIQNKYRDEARPRAGVLRGREFLMKDSYSFDTEDEGLAESYGLHRQAYQRIFERLGLDYRIVAATAGAMGGSKSEEFLAPAEAGEDTFADCPNCDFAANTEAISYELAPVDGSAVPAAEEIPTPDTPTIETLAASLGVPASATLKNLLVKVDGEIVAVGVPGDREVDLGKVEEHFAPATVEMVTESDFAARADLVRGYVGPQGLEKVTYIADPRVAPGTAWITGANKDGMHAKNVVAGRDFEVDEYVDVVVVLEGDPCPKCGTGLKLDRAIEIGHIFQLGRKYADALKLDVLGRQGKPVRVTMGSYGIGVTRAVAALAEQTADEKGLCWSAEVAPADVHVVAAGKALQTELALEVSDKLAAAGLRVLVDDRAGVSPGVKFTDAELIGVPKILVAGRRSGEGVVELKDRRTGEREELTVDEAIARLTA; encoded by the coding sequence ATGGCCAACGTTCCGGTCCAGCGCATGTCGAAGTTGATGGCGAAGACGCTGCGCGACGACCCGGCGGACGCCGAGGTCCTCAGCCACAAGCTCCTCGTCCGCGCCGGCTACGTCCGCCGTACCGCCGCCGGCATCTGGAGCTGGCTGCCCCTCGGCCTGAAGGTGCTCGCCAACGTCGAGCGCGTCGTCCGCGAGGAGATGGACGCCATCGGCGCGCAGGAGGTCCTGCTGCCCGCTCTGCTGCCCCGCGAGCCCTACGAGGCGACCGGCCGCTGGGAGGAGTACGGCGCCGAGCTCTTCCGCCTCCAGGACCGCAAGGGCACCGACTACCTCCTGGGCCCGACCCACGAGGAGATCTTCACCCTCCTGGTGAAGGACCAGTGCTCGTCCTACAAGGACCTGCCGGTCATCCTCTACCAGATCCAGAACAAGTACCGCGACGAGGCCCGCCCCCGCGCCGGCGTCCTGCGCGGCCGCGAGTTCCTCATGAAGGACTCGTACTCCTTCGACACCGAGGACGAGGGCCTCGCCGAGTCGTACGGTCTGCACCGCCAGGCCTACCAGCGGATCTTCGAGCGCCTCGGCCTCGACTACCGCATCGTCGCGGCCACCGCCGGCGCGATGGGCGGCTCGAAGTCCGAGGAGTTCCTGGCCCCGGCCGAGGCCGGCGAGGACACCTTCGCCGACTGCCCGAACTGCGACTTCGCGGCCAACACCGAGGCGATCTCCTACGAGCTCGCGCCGGTCGACGGCTCCGCCGTCCCGGCCGCCGAGGAGATCCCCACCCCCGACACCCCGACCATCGAGACGCTCGCCGCCTCGCTCGGCGTGCCGGCCTCCGCCACGCTCAAGAACCTCCTGGTCAAGGTCGACGGCGAGATCGTCGCCGTGGGCGTCCCCGGCGACCGCGAGGTCGACCTGGGCAAGGTCGAGGAGCACTTCGCGCCGGCGACCGTAGAGATGGTCACGGAGTCGGACTTCGCCGCGCGCGCGGACCTGGTGCGCGGCTACGTCGGCCCGCAGGGCCTGGAGAAGGTGACCTACATCGCCGACCCGCGCGTCGCGCCGGGCACGGCGTGGATCACCGGCGCCAACAAGGACGGCATGCACGCGAAGAACGTGGTCGCGGGCCGTGACTTCGAGGTCGACGAGTACGTCGACGTCGTGGTCGTGCTGGAGGGCGACCCGTGCCCGAAGTGCGGCACCGGCCTGAAGCTGGACCGCGCCATCGAGATCGGCCACATCTTCCAGCTGGGCCGCAAGTACGCCGACGCCCTCAAGCTCGACGTCCTCGGCCGGCAGGGCAAGCCGGTCCGCGTGACCATGGGCTCGTACGGCATCGGCGTCACGCGCGCCGTGGCCGCCCTTGCCGAGCAGACCGCCGACGAGAAGGGCCTGTGCTGGTCCGCCGAGGTCGCCCCGGCCGACGTCCACGTCGTCGCCGCCGGCAAGGCCCTCCAGACCGAGCTGGCCCTGGAGGTCTCCGACAAGCTGGCCGCCGCCGGCCTCCGCGTCCTGGTCGACGACCGCGCGGGCGTCTCCCCGGGCGTCAAGTTCACCGACGCGGAGCTCATCGGCGTCCCGAAGATCCTGGTCGCGGGCCGCCGCTCCGGCGAGGGCGTCGTGGAGCTGAAGGACCGCCGCACTGGCGAGCGCGAGGAGCTCACGGTCGACGAGGCGATCGCCCGCCTGACGGCCTGA